From the genome of Deinococcus sp. AJ005, one region includes:
- a CDS encoding SMP-30/gluconolactonase/LRE family protein, giving the protein MSHPFPGLEALIPADALLEKLAGGATWGEGPVCLDGGAVLWSDIPGNVVLRWHPQEGAGAALQPSHFHNGHTRDDQGRLYACSHGERAVLRSADNGHSWEPIATHHAGKRLNSPNDVVVARDGGVWFSDPPYGLIQPREGYGGEQEQAVCRVYRLDPDTGEVESKVSDMLWPNGLAFSPDEATLYVTDTSRTHDPAGHHHICAYPVASNDVGAGRVFAVVSPGMPDGIRTDEHGHLWSSSGSGLQVFAPDGRKLGEVPAPEAITNLTFSHLEPYLYITGSDSLYRLPVSVRGARF; this is encoded by the coding sequence ATGAGTCATCCATTCCCCGGTCTGGAAGCCCTGATTCCCGCCGACGCCCTCCTGGAAAAACTTGCTGGCGGGGCCACCTGGGGCGAGGGGCCAGTGTGCCTGGACGGCGGCGCGGTGCTGTGGAGCGATATCCCCGGCAACGTCGTGTTGCGCTGGCACCCGCAGGAGGGGGCTGGCGCGGCGCTCCAGCCCTCGCATTTTCACAACGGCCACACCCGTGATGATCAGGGGCGGTTATATGCCTGCTCGCACGGCGAACGCGCGGTGCTGCGCTCAGCGGATAACGGACACAGTTGGGAGCCGATTGCCACGCACCACGCGGGCAAACGCCTGAACAGCCCCAATGATGTCGTGGTGGCCCGTGACGGCGGCGTGTGGTTCTCTGACCCGCCCTACGGCCTGATCCAGCCCCGCGAGGGCTACGGCGGCGAGCAGGAGCAGGCTGTGTGCCGCGTCTACCGCTTGGACCCCGATACAGGCGAGGTAGAGTCGAAAGTGAGCGACATGCTGTGGCCCAACGGTCTGGCCTTCAGCCCCGACGAGGCCACGCTGTATGTCACCGATACCAGCCGCACCCATGATCCGGCGGGCCATCACCACATCTGCGCCTACCCGGTGGCGTCAAACGACGTGGGCGCGGGCCGCGTCTTTGCCGTCGTCTCGCCGGGGATGCCCGACGGGATTCGCACCGATGAACATGGTCACCTCTGGAGCAGCAGTGGCAGTGGCCTCCAAGTCTTTGCCCCAGATGGCCGCAAGCTGGGCGAGGTGCCCGCGCCGGAGGCCATCACCAACCTGACCTTCAGCCATCTGGAGCCGTACCTGTACATCACGGGCAGCGACAGCCTGTACCGCCTGCCTGTTTCGGTGCGAGGCGCGCGGTTCTGA
- the tkt gene encoding transketolase produces MTQATEAGLEQLSINTIRTLSIDGVQAANSGHPGAPLGMAPMGYVIWHDFLRHNPGNPHWPGRDRFVLSAGHASMLIYSLLHLTGYDMPLQELKNFRQWGSKTPGHPEFFHTPGLDATTGPLGQGAAMTVGMAMAERHLAAQYNRDGFEIFNNYTYSVMGDGDLQEGVNHESAALAGHLKLGKLIWFHDDNHIQLDTPTDKAESEDTAERYRAYGWEVLKVEDGNNLEEIRAAVINARNNTAQPTLIQVRTIIGFGSPRAGTSKAHGEPLGADGVAATKAALGWDYPPFTVPDGVAEHMDAKERGAQQEQEWQELMDGYRAAHPDLGKEVDALLARELPANLEDSLPKYEVGGKAMATRNASGEAINALAAVVPGLMGGSADLSGSTKTTIKDAEVLNPDHYAGRNVYFGVREFGMAAAANGLSLYGGIRPLVGTFMVFADYLKPAFRLSAIQMQPVTYVLTHDSIGLGEDGPTHQPIDQLAMLRAVPGAHVIRPADANETSVAWQMALEYEKGPTALALSRQDLRILPRNPEGVKKGAYVLQDAENPTVILVASGSEVGLALDAAEALGKAGTAARVVSMPCMEVFREQDKGYRDSVLTPGVKRIAIEAASKSPWYEWVGLEGAVIGMDTFGASAPAEILFEKFGFSVENVVKVVKSIL; encoded by the coding sequence ATGACACAAGCCACTGAAGCGGGTCTCGAACAGCTCAGCATCAACACCATTCGCACCCTGTCCATCGACGGCGTGCAGGCCGCCAACAGCGGTCATCCGGGCGCGCCGCTGGGCATGGCCCCGATGGGCTACGTGATCTGGCACGATTTCCTGCGCCACAACCCTGGCAACCCGCACTGGCCGGGCCGCGACCGCTTCGTGCTGTCGGCGGGCCACGCCAGCATGCTCATTTACAGCCTGCTGCACCTGACGGGCTACGACATGCCGTTGCAGGAGCTGAAAAACTTCCGGCAGTGGGGCAGCAAGACCCCAGGTCACCCGGAGTTCTTCCACACGCCGGGGCTGGACGCCACCACCGGGCCGCTGGGCCAGGGCGCGGCGATGACAGTGGGCATGGCGATGGCCGAGCGTCATCTGGCCGCCCAGTACAACCGCGACGGCTTCGAGATCTTCAACAATTACACCTACTCGGTGATGGGCGACGGCGACTTGCAGGAAGGCGTCAACCACGAGTCCGCCGCGCTGGCCGGACACCTCAAGCTGGGCAAGCTGATCTGGTTCCACGACGACAACCACATCCAACTGGACACGCCCACCGACAAGGCCGAGTCCGAGGACACCGCCGAGCGTTACCGCGCCTACGGCTGGGAAGTGCTGAAGGTGGAGGACGGCAACAATCTGGAGGAAATCCGCGCCGCCGTGATCAACGCGCGCAACAACACGGCGCAGCCCACCCTCATTCAGGTGCGGACCATCATCGGCTTCGGCAGCCCGCGCGCCGGGACCAGCAAGGCGCACGGCGAGCCGCTGGGGGCAGACGGTGTGGCCGCGACGAAAGCCGCGCTGGGCTGGGATTACCCCCCCTTCACCGTGCCGGACGGCGTAGCGGAGCATATGGATGCCAAAGAGCGTGGCGCACAGCAGGAACAGGAGTGGCAGGAATTGATGGACGGCTACCGCGCCGCGCATCCTGACCTGGGCAAGGAAGTGGACGCGCTGCTGGCCCGCGAACTCCCGGCCAATCTGGAAGACAGCCTGCCCAAATACGAGGTGGGCGGCAAGGCGATGGCGACGCGCAACGCCAGCGGCGAGGCGATCAACGCGCTGGCCGCCGTCGTGCCGGGCCTGATGGGCGGCAGCGCGGACCTGTCGGGCAGCACCAAGACCACCATCAAGGACGCGGAAGTCCTGAACCCGGATCACTACGCCGGGCGCAACGTTTACTTTGGCGTGCGCGAGTTCGGGATGGCCGCCGCCGCCAACGGTCTGAGCCTGTACGGCGGTATCCGCCCGCTCGTGGGCACGTTCATGGTCTTCGCCGACTACCTCAAACCCGCCTTTCGCCTGAGCGCCATTCAGATGCAGCCCGTGACCTACGTGCTGACCCACGACAGCATCGGTCTGGGCGAGGACGGCCCCACGCACCAGCCGATTGACCAACTGGCCATGCTGCGGGCCGTACCAGGGGCGCACGTCATCCGCCCCGCCGACGCCAACGAAACATCGGTGGCGTGGCAGATGGCCCTGGAATACGAGAAAGGCCCCACGGCACTGGCCCTGTCCCGCCAGGACCTGCGAATTCTGCCCCGCAACCCTGAGGGCGTGAAGAAGGGTGCATACGTCTTGCAGGATGCCGAGAACCCCACCGTGATTCTGGTGGCCAGCGGCTCGGAAGTCGGGCTGGCACTGGACGCCGCCGAGGCGCTGGGTAAGGCAGGCACCGCCGCCCGCGTCGTCTCCATGCCGTGTATGGAAGTCTTCCGCGAGCAAGATAAGGGCTACCGCGACAGTGTGTTGACCCCTGGTGTGAAACGCATCGCCATTGAAGCCGCCAGTAAATCCCCCTGGTACGAGTGGGTGGGGCTGGAAGGCGCGGTCATCGGCATGGACACCTTCGGGGCCAGTGCCCCCGCCGAAATCCTGTTCGAGAAGTTCGGCTTCAGCGTGGAGAACGTGGTGAAGGTGGTCAAGAGCATTCTCTAA
- a CDS encoding S1C family serine protease, producing MNAKATATALLLGGLAVGLAGCDTGSQQTTAQTTTQTAPAQADSAQTGVAQTGATQTTSANSTDNPAVPFATGNAGDSAAPDALGLKAGARLQYEQNTIDVVQRFEPGLVYISTEQQVAAQDPFGMMGGGGSQVQQGVGSGFFVNDAGDILTNFHVVAGEGGGGSGGASKISIRVMNQDKTVAAKVIGYAPQYDLALIRAEGLDKSLIRPIPLGNSDSLKVGQKAIAMGAPFGLDFSVSQGIVSSTARQIPIGFSGGGEGITQKAIQTDAAINPGNSGGPLLNSAGEVIGINTQILSPSGQANGVGQSAGVGFAIPINAAKNLLPRLQAAKGGVVTLPRIGISVGLVVQGQRGQMAVGLGALTSQGKQQLKLPDTGLVVGQVQPGTPAAAAGLKGGTRTQEFRGGVISLGGDVIVAADGQPVDALEDLQAALINKKQGDTVDLTVLRGGQKQDVTVTLDASAFQ from the coding sequence ATGAACGCCAAAGCAACCGCAACGGCCCTGCTGCTGGGTGGCCTCGCCGTAGGGCTGGCCGGGTGCGACACCGGATCGCAGCAGACCACTGCCCAGACGACAACCCAGACCGCTCCGGCGCAGGCCGATTCGGCCCAGACGGGTGTAGCACAGACCGGTGCAACACAGACAACTTCAGCCAATTCAACAGACAACCCAGCAGTTCCCTTTGCCACAGGCAATGCAGGCGACAGTGCCGCCCCCGACGCGCTGGGGCTGAAGGCGGGCGCGCGGTTGCAGTACGAGCAGAACACCATCGACGTGGTGCAGCGTTTCGAGCCGGGACTGGTCTACATCAGCACCGAGCAGCAGGTGGCGGCGCAGGACCCCTTCGGCATGATGGGCGGCGGCGGCTCGCAGGTGCAGCAGGGCGTGGGCAGCGGCTTTTTTGTCAACGACGCCGGGGATATCCTGACCAACTTCCATGTCGTGGCGGGCGAGGGCGGCGGCGGCAGCGGCGGGGCCAGCAAGATCAGCATCCGGGTGATGAATCAGGACAAGACGGTGGCGGCGAAGGTGATCGGCTACGCGCCGCAGTACGATCTGGCGCTGATCCGCGCCGAGGGGTTGGACAAATCGCTGATCCGGCCCATTCCGCTGGGCAACAGCGACAGCCTGAAGGTGGGCCAGAAAGCCATTGCGATGGGCGCACCCTTCGGCCTGGATTTCAGCGTGTCGCAGGGCATCGTGAGCAGCACCGCGCGCCAGATTCCCATCGGCTTCTCGGGCGGCGGCGAGGGCATCACGCAAAAGGCCATCCAGACCGATGCGGCCATCAACCCCGGCAACTCCGGCGGACCGCTGCTGAACAGCGCGGGCGAGGTGATCGGGATCAACACCCAGATTCTCTCACCCAGCGGCCAAGCCAACGGTGTGGGCCAGAGCGCAGGCGTGGGCTTTGCCATTCCCATCAACGCCGCCAAGAACCTGCTGCCGCGCCTGCAAGCGGCGAAGGGCGGCGTGGTGACCCTGCCGCGCATCGGGATCAGCGTGGGCTTGGTGGTGCAGGGACAGCGGGGGCAGATGGCTGTGGGCCTGGGCGCACTGACCAGCCAGGGCAAGCAGCAACTGAAACTGCCCGACACAGGACTGGTGGTGGGTCAGGTCCAGCCCGGAACGCCCGCTGCCGCCGCCGGGCTGAAGGGCGGCACCCGTACCCAGGAGTTCCGGGGCGGCGTGATCAGCCTGGGCGGCGACGTGATCGTGGCCGCCGACGGCCAGCCGGTAGACGCGCTAGAAGACCTGCAAGCCGCCCTGATCAACAAGAAGCAGGGCGACACCGTGGACCTGACCGTGCTGCGCGGTGGCCAGAAGCAGGACGTGACGGTCACGCTGGACGCCTCGGCGTTTCAGTAA
- the plsY gene encoding glycerol-3-phosphate 1-O-acyltransferase PlsY encodes MGGVIVSTLFLSLSAALVSYVIGSVPAASWLARSRGVDIRKVGSGNSGATNVLRSLGKGPALLVAMFDILKGALAVWLARALGLPPEWVGLCGVAAVIGHNFSPFLSFRGGKGAATTFGTIAALDPVAGLGVFVLGVATMWLTRFVSAGSILGAVTAGILVVALGRPVWLMLSVLFLAALLIWQHRSNIERLTAGKESRIGEKVR; translated from the coding sequence ATCGGGGGCGTGATTGTGTCCACCCTTTTTCTCTCACTCTCGGCGGCGCTGGTTTCGTACGTGATCGGCTCTGTTCCGGCGGCGTCATGGCTGGCGCGTTCGCGCGGCGTGGACATCCGTAAGGTGGGCAGTGGCAACAGCGGGGCCACCAACGTGCTGCGCTCGCTGGGCAAGGGTCCGGCGCTGCTGGTGGCTATGTTCGACATCTTGAAGGGGGCACTGGCAGTCTGGCTGGCCCGCGCGCTGGGGCTGCCGCCAGAGTGGGTGGGCCTGTGCGGAGTGGCCGCCGTGATCGGCCACAACTTCAGCCCGTTCCTGAGCTTCCGGGGCGGCAAGGGCGCGGCCACCACCTTCGGCACCATTGCGGCCCTGGACCCGGTGGCCGGGCTGGGAGTGTTCGTGCTGGGCGTGGCGACCATGTGGCTGACCCGTTTTGTCAGCGCGGGCAGCATTCTGGGGGCCGTTACGGCTGGCATTCTGGTGGTGGCACTGGGACGGCCCGTCTGGCTGATGCTGTCGGTCCTATTCCTGGCCGCGCTGCTGATCTGGCAACACCGCAGCAACATCGAGCGGCTGACGGCGGGCAAGGAATCGCGGATCGGTGAGAAAGTTCGCTGA
- a CDS encoding response regulator transcription factor — translation MPDSARDPDSVSELGLPRRISLLLVDDHPVVRKGTRELLEGEDDLYVAGEAASGEEAIAQARALRPDVILMDVSMPGMNGIEATRAIKAEQPRVGVLVLTSYDDDAYVFALLEAGAAGYLLKNTSEDDLLGAVRAVAAGESALHPSVARKVLERFSAAAQPTPPEDSLSPRELEVLRVAATGRTNKEIARDLDISPRTVQVHLANIFSKLGVGSRTEAVLYGIKRGWIDPKML, via the coding sequence ATGCCCGACTCTGCCCGTGATCCCGACAGTGTTTCTGAACTTGGTCTGCCCCGCCGTATCTCCTTGCTGCTGGTAGACGATCATCCGGTGGTCCGCAAGGGCACCCGCGAACTGCTGGAGGGCGAGGATGACCTGTACGTGGCCGGGGAAGCCGCCAGCGGCGAGGAAGCCATTGCCCAGGCCCGCGCGTTAAGGCCGGACGTGATCCTGATGGACGTCTCCATGCCCGGTATGAACGGTATTGAGGCCACCCGCGCCATTAAAGCCGAGCAACCGCGCGTGGGCGTGCTGGTGCTGACCAGTTACGACGACGACGCCTACGTGTTTGCGTTGCTGGAAGCCGGGGCGGCGGGCTACCTGCTCAAGAACACCAGTGAGGACGATCTGCTGGGCGCGGTGCGGGCGGTGGCTGCCGGGGAAAGTGCGCTGCACCCCAGCGTGGCCCGCAAGGTGCTGGAACGTTTCAGCGCCGCCGCCCAGCCCACCCCGCCCGAGGACAGCCTCAGCCCCCGTGAGCTGGAAGTTCTGCGCGTGGCCGCCACCGGGCGCACCAACAAGGAAATCGCCCGCGATCTGGACATCAGCCCGCGCACGGTGCAGGTGCATCTGGCGAACATCTTTTCCAAGCTGGGCGTGGGCAGCCGCACAGAGGCGGTGCTGTACGGCATCAAGCGCGGCTGGATCGACCCGAAGATGCTGTAG
- a CDS encoding ABC transporter substrate-binding protein: MTIFKPSNKKVLSAIALTTLTLSLAACKNDTVSSTTTDTTTSDSASNVEPTGVLVIQESADIPTLDPGTTYDTASGQVVENLYETLVTYKGNSLSELKPLLATEWQEENGGTGYRFTLRDGVKFHTGNPFECKDAEYTFRRNLVTNTSDSGNWFLSESLLGTQSNANDDKGVTWAKITDAVKCDGQTLVFKLPKADPAFLAKLAYTGQGIVDSEHAKKIGEWDGTEATWKAAVGKDITGSPLSQDPSGTGAYKLLDKTATAVTATAFPDYWGQKPSIKDVILQKIPEQAARLQAFEKGDADIVETGGRSIIEAQLTDKPGIAILDDLPSTSAFGISMNQKISGKGAIGSGKLDGKGIPANFFSDADVRRGFVAAFNTPQYIEDVQKGKGEALNFLLPTSFPGYDPSIEAAAYDIDAATEYFKKAWDGQVWDKGFTVNVSYRAGSATAQTGMEILKKNIESISPKFRVNIVAKEWSQIIKGSNQGSEAMVMTGWAPDYADADNFVYTFYDSKGYYNPRINAKDEQIDTWIGEARSITDTDKRNALYADIAKRAIDQAWYINMPNQPGVLAYRDNLKGVSLETFNPMLSFTTGTYWKDLSKS, from the coding sequence ATGACCATTTTCAAGCCATCCAATAAAAAAGTTCTGAGCGCCATTGCCCTGACCACCCTGACCTTGAGTCTGGCGGCGTGTAAGAACGACACGGTCAGCAGCACGACCACCGATACGACGACGAGCGACAGCGCAAGCAACGTGGAGCCTACCGGCGTTCTGGTCATTCAGGAATCTGCCGACATTCCCACGCTGGACCCCGGCACCACCTACGACACCGCCAGCGGTCAGGTGGTGGAAAACCTGTACGAGACGCTGGTGACCTACAAGGGCAACAGCCTGTCCGAACTCAAGCCGCTGCTGGCCACCGAGTGGCAGGAGGAAAACGGGGGCACCGGATACCGGTTTACCCTGCGTGACGGCGTCAAGTTCCACACCGGCAACCCCTTCGAGTGCAAGGACGCCGAGTACACCTTCCGCCGCAATCTGGTGACCAACACCAGCGACAGCGGCAACTGGTTCCTGTCTGAAAGCCTGCTGGGCACCCAGAGCAACGCCAACGATGACAAAGGCGTGACCTGGGCAAAGATCACCGACGCCGTGAAGTGCGACGGTCAGACGCTGGTGTTCAAGCTGCCCAAGGCCGATCCTGCCTTCCTGGCCAAGCTGGCCTATACCGGTCAGGGCATCGTGGACAGCGAACATGCCAAGAAGATCGGCGAGTGGGACGGCACCGAGGCCACCTGGAAGGCCGCCGTGGGCAAGGACATCACGGGCAGCCCGCTGTCTCAGGACCCCAGCGGCACGGGCGCGTACAAGTTGCTGGACAAGACGGCCACCGCCGTGACCGCCACCGCTTTCCCCGACTACTGGGGTCAGAAGCCCAGCATCAAGGACGTGATCCTCCAGAAGATTCCCGAGCAGGCCGCGCGCCTCCAGGCTTTCGAGAAGGGTGACGCCGACATTGTTGAAACGGGTGGCCGTTCGATCATCGAGGCGCAGCTCACGGATAAGCCCGGCATCGCCATTCTGGATGATCTGCCCAGCACCAGTGCTTTTGGCATCAGCATGAACCAGAAGATCAGCGGAAAGGGGGCCATCGGCAGCGGCAAGCTGGACGGCAAGGGCATCCCCGCCAACTTCTTCAGTGACGCTGACGTGCGCCGGGGTTTCGTGGCGGCGTTCAACACCCCGCAGTACATCGAAGACGTGCAGAAGGGTAAGGGCGAGGCCCTGAATTTCCTGTTGCCCACCAGCTTCCCTGGCTATGACCCGTCCATCGAAGCCGCCGCTTACGACATCGACGCGGCCACCGAGTACTTCAAGAAAGCCTGGGACGGTCAGGTGTGGGACAAGGGCTTTACCGTGAACGTGTCCTACCGTGCAGGCAGCGCCACCGCCCAGACCGGGATGGAAATCCTGAAGAAGAACATCGAGTCTATCAGCCCCAAGTTCCGTGTGAACATCGTGGCCAAGGAATGGAGCCAGATCATCAAGGGCAGCAACCAGGGCAGCGAGGCGATGGTCATGACCGGCTGGGCACCCGACTACGCCGACGCGGACAACTTCGTCTACACCTTCTACGATTCCAAGGGCTACTACAACCCCCGGATCAACGCCAAGGACGAGCAGATCGACACCTGGATCGGCGAGGCGCGCAGCATCACCGACACCGACAAGCGCAACGCGCTGTACGCCGATATCGCCAAGCGGGCCATTGATCAGGCGTGGTACATCAACATGCCCAATCAGCCGGGCGTGCTGGCCTACCGTGACAATCTGAAGGGCGTCAGCCTGGAGACCTTCAACCCCATGCTCTCGTTCACCACCGGGACGTACTGGAAGGATCTGAGCAAGAGCTAA
- the hslO gene encoding Hsp33 family molecular chaperone HslO: MTASSISDSFLLRGTAAGNTLRLVGMESTRIVEDARLRHHLSKTATAALGRTLTASALLAVVLGKKPDSRVTVRVEGGGPVGWIVAEGSADGQIRGYVRQPDADLPLRETDGKLDVSGIVGTVGELAVTRLLDNGEPYTGSIELVSGEIAEDISSYLGVSEQIPNAVLLGVYEEGGRVAHAGGLLVQAMPGVSDETLAHLEANIRALGQITDGLRRGGILDVMNRVTEGLGLTLAPGAQAARFGCRCSRQKAEDSLKFFNAEERQDMMDTGGQEVVCHWCGEKYHITPGEIAALDATVERAQA, from the coding sequence ATGACTGCTTCTTCTATTTCCGACTCTTTCCTGCTGCGCGGCACGGCGGCAGGCAACACGCTGCGGCTGGTGGGCATGGAGTCCACCCGCATCGTGGAAGACGCCCGACTTCGCCACCATTTAAGTAAAACCGCCACCGCCGCCCTGGGGCGCACGCTGACCGCCTCGGCGCTGCTGGCCGTGGTGCTGGGCAAGAAACCCGACAGCCGCGTGACCGTGCGCGTGGAGGGCGGCGGCCCGGTGGGCTGGATCGTCGCCGAGGGCAGCGCCGACGGCCAGATTCGCGGCTACGTGCGCCAGCCCGACGCGGACCTGCCCCTGCGCGAAACGGACGGCAAGCTGGACGTGAGCGGCATCGTGGGCACAGTGGGCGAACTGGCGGTCACGCGGCTGCTGGACAACGGCGAGCCGTACACCGGCAGCATCGAACTGGTCAGCGGCGAGATCGCCGAGGACATCAGCAGCTACCTGGGCGTCTCCGAGCAGATTCCGAATGCCGTGCTGTTGGGGGTCTACGAGGAAGGCGGACGGGTGGCCCACGCGGGCGGTCTGCTGGTTCAGGCCATGCCCGGCGTATCGGATGAAACGCTGGCCCATCTGGAAGCCAACATCCGCGCGCTGGGCCAGATCACCGACGGCCTGCGCCGGGGCGGAATCCTGGACGTGATGAACCGCGTGACCGAGGGGCTGGGCCTGACGCTGGCTCCCGGCGCACAGGCTGCCCGCTTCGGGTGCCGCTGCTCGCGCCAGAAGGCCGAGGACAGCCTGAAGTTCTTTAACGCCGAGGAACGCCAGGACATGATGGACACCGGCGGCCAGGAAGTCGTGTGCCACTGGTGCGGCGAGAAATACCACATCACGCCAGGGGAAATTGCCGCGCTGGACGCCACGGTGGAGCGGGCGCAGGCGTAG
- a CDS encoding nucleotidyltransferase domain-containing protein produces MPDLNAAIHELKNALGDYLEGGRQEGVFHVQIGGPGSVPALSGLDLPELHLDLMPERPSEEQCRVLESLGYVSEGEFYLHPAGWRLVLPDHSSGWRAEQQALRALLLEDSDAASRYRQVFLAEGRQMADEALKAEATAHHARTVGFGPSQMVAGMLAELDAPWMFAGGVALDLHLNRITRPHDDLDVAVARDAQPQLLQLLSDWKLDAPQGGMYQPWTAPLEPPLHQIHARHPALPDVLMLDLLLTDLSDGLWHYRRDPRVTLPLAEARRWSPDGWPYLAPQAVLLFKAAADRKLRGKDARDFERMCPTLDGQALKWLRGALELLDPEHEWLERLH; encoded by the coding sequence ATGCCTGATCTCAATGCGGCCATCCATGAGCTGAAGAATGCGCTGGGCGATTATCTGGAGGGTGGGCGGCAGGAAGGCGTTTTTCACGTCCAGATCGGTGGGCCGGGTAGCGTGCCCGCACTGTCTGGGCTGGACCTTCCCGAACTTCATCTGGACCTGATGCCGGAGCGGCCCAGCGAGGAGCAATGCCGCGTACTGGAATCCTTGGGCTACGTATCAGAAGGGGAATTTTACCTGCACCCCGCTGGCTGGCGGCTGGTGCTGCCCGATCACAGCAGCGGCTGGAGAGCCGAGCAACAGGCGCTGCGGGCGTTGCTGCTGGAAGATTCGGACGCCGCGAGCCGCTACCGTCAGGTCTTTCTCGCAGAGGGGCGGCAGATGGCAGACGAGGCGCTGAAAGCTGAGGCCACCGCCCACCACGCCCGCACTGTGGGCTTTGGCCCCTCGCAAATGGTGGCTGGGATGCTGGCCGAATTGGACGCGCCGTGGATGTTCGCCGGGGGAGTTGCGCTGGACCTGCATCTGAACCGGATCACCCGCCCGCACGACGATCTGGACGTGGCGGTGGCCCGCGATGCCCAGCCCCAGCTTCTGCAACTGCTCTCGGATTGGAAACTGGACGCCCCGCAAGGCGGCATGTACCAGCCCTGGACCGCCCCGCTGGAGCCACCGCTCCACCAGATTCACGCCCGTCACCCTGCCTTGCCGGATGTGCTGATGCTCGACCTGTTGCTGACCGACCTGAGTGACGGGCTGTGGCACTACCGCCGTGACCCGCGCGTAACGCTGCCGCTGGCTGAAGCGCGGCGATGGTCCCCTGATGGATGGCCGTATCTGGCCCCGCAGGCGGTGTTGCTGTTCAAGGCCGCCGCAGACCGGAAGCTGCGTGGCAAGGATGCGCGGGATTTCGAGCGGATGTGCCCCACCCTGGATGGACAGGCGCTGAAGTGGCTGCGGGGTGCGCTGGAACTGCTTGACCCTGAGCATGAATGGCTGGAACGCCTGCACTAG
- a CDS encoding NAD(P)-dependent oxidoreductase: MAQQKVAVIGTGLMGRPMAENLLKAGHDVTVFNRSPENPQALAKLGATVAATPTEAIQHADLVITMLPNGSVVSQVLLNGVFGAAQPGTLFVDMSSIHPAIARDLAVAAQTGGLRFVDAPVSGGTGGAERGELAIMAGGPEDWIAEARPVLDVLGKVTHVGPSGSGQLAKLVNQVIVAVTIGAVAEGLTLARAGGADPARVREAILGGFAQSRILTEHGARMIERRFEPGGTMTNQIKDLNAALDVADSLGAAMPLTARARDLFADYAAGDGGVRAGDDHSALVRHIEALSGLLVGG; encoded by the coding sequence ATGGCCCAGCAGAAAGTGGCCGTCATCGGCACGGGACTCATGGGCCGCCCGATGGCCGAGAATCTGCTCAAAGCGGGCCATGACGTGACCGTTTTTAACCGCTCGCCCGAGAATCCGCAGGCCCTGGCAAAGCTGGGCGCGACGGTGGCCGCCACTCCTACCGAAGCTATCCAGCACGCCGATCTGGTCATCACCATGTTACCCAACGGCTCCGTTGTTTCGCAGGTGTTACTGAATGGAGTTTTTGGGGCCGCGCAACCTGGCACGCTGTTCGTGGACATGAGCAGCATCCATCCGGCGATTGCCCGCGACCTGGCGGTGGCGGCGCAGACGGGCGGACTGCGCTTCGTGGATGCCCCGGTCAGTGGCGGTACGGGCGGAGCAGAGCGCGGTGAACTGGCGATCATGGCCGGGGGGCCGGAAGACTGGATTGCCGAGGCCCGGCCCGTACTGGACGTGCTGGGCAAGGTCACGCATGTCGGCCCGTCCGGCAGCGGGCAACTGGCGAAACTGGTCAATCAGGTGATCGTGGCCGTAACAATAGGCGCGGTGGCCGAGGGCCTGACCCTGGCCCGTGCGGGCGGCGCGGACCCGGCCCGCGTGCGCGAGGCGATTCTGGGCGGCTTCGCGCAGAGCCGCATCCTGACCGAACACGGCGCGCGCATGATCGAACGGCGCTTTGAACCCGGCGGCACCATGACCAATCAGATCAAGGATCTGAACGCCGCGCTGGACGTGGCTGACAGTTTGGGGGCCGCCATGCCCCTGACGGCGCGCGCCCGTGACCTGTTTGCCGATTACGCGGCGGGTGACGGTGGCGTGCGGGCCGGGGACGATCACAGCGCCCTGGTGCGGCACATTGAGGCGCTGAGCGGCCTGCTGGTGGGAGGCTGA